Proteins found in one Pseudomonadota bacterium genomic segment:
- a CDS encoding thiamine pyrophosphate-dependent enzyme codes for MTRAMEQYLRKGLKGTAFCPGCGHGLLLGSILRAVDRLGIPQDDLLFVSGIGCAAWIPSPNIGTDTLHTLHGRAIPFATGAKLANPKLTTIIASGDGDLTSIGGNHLIHAARRDLDVTVICANNQIYGMTGGQTACTTPVGTHTATDPAGNVFRPFDVCRLVKAAGARYAARYPVTRPVELIDAIEKAIRIKGFTFVEAISPCPTQYGRRNALGDLAKLYEAVDASCVTAEEAARLGEDERRRRFVVGEVVS; via the coding sequence ATGACCCGGGCGATGGAGCAGTACCTGCGCAAGGGGCTCAAGGGGACGGCGTTCTGCCCGGGCTGCGGCCACGGCCTCCTGCTCGGATCGATCCTCCGCGCGGTCGACAGGCTCGGCATCCCGCAGGACGATCTCTTGTTCGTCTCCGGCATCGGCTGCGCGGCTTGGATCCCGAGCCCGAACATCGGCACCGACACGCTGCACACGCTGCACGGCCGGGCGATCCCGTTCGCGACCGGCGCCAAGCTCGCGAACCCGAAGCTCACGACGATCATCGCGTCCGGCGACGGCGACCTCACGTCGATAGGCGGCAACCACCTCATCCACGCGGCGCGGCGCGATCTCGACGTCACGGTCATCTGCGCGAACAACCAGATCTACGGCATGACCGGCGGCCAGACCGCCTGCACGACGCCCGTCGGCACGCACACGGCGACGGATCCCGCGGGCAACGTCTTCCGGCCGTTCGACGTCTGCAGGCTCGTGAAGGCGGCCGGCGCGCGGTACGCGGCGCGCTACCCGGTCACGCGGCCGGTCGAGCTCATCGACGCCATCGAGAAGGCGATCCGGATCAAGGGGTTCACCTTCGTGGAGGCGATCTCGCCGTGCCCGACGCAGTACGGGCGTCGCAACGCGCTCGGCGATCTCGCGAAGCTGTACGAGGCCGTCGACGCCTCGTGCGTCACGGCGGAGGAGGCCGCGCGCCTCGGCGAGGACGAGCGGCGCCGCCGCTTCGTGGTCGGGGAGGTCGTGTCATGA
- a CDS encoding 2-oxoacid:acceptor oxidoreductase family protein, with amino-acid sequence MSGGKTMQIRIGGEAGQGVILAGVILAQAAMNDHRQVAQSARYGAAMRGGDATVDVVISDEPIDYPHVEAADVLVVLSQPTYEALVPKRGAGALVCYDPFFVKPKEGFAERQIPIEATETAIRKFGKATAANQIVLGFLNAASGAVTWESLVAAVGDESPRFRATNLEALELGRALAAAAGLEVR; translated from the coding sequence ATGAGCGGCGGGAAGACGATGCAGATCCGGATAGGCGGCGAGGCCGGCCAGGGCGTGATCCTGGCGGGCGTGATCCTCGCGCAGGCGGCCATGAACGACCATAGGCAGGTCGCCCAGTCCGCGCGCTACGGCGCGGCGATGCGCGGCGGCGACGCGACGGTGGACGTCGTCATCTCGGACGAGCCCATCGACTACCCGCACGTCGAGGCGGCGGACGTCCTCGTCGTGCTGTCGCAGCCGACGTACGAGGCGCTCGTGCCCAAGCGCGGCGCGGGCGCGCTCGTCTGCTACGACCCGTTCTTCGTGAAGCCCAAGGAGGGCTTCGCGGAGCGCCAGATCCCGATCGAGGCGACCGAGACGGCGATCCGGAAGTTCGGCAAGGCGACCGCGGCGAACCAGATCGTGCTCGGGTTCCTCAACGCCGCGTCCGGCGCCGTGACCTGGGAGAGCCTCGTCGCGGCCGTCGGCGACGAGTCGCCCAGGTTCCGAGCGACGAACCTCGAGGCGCTGGAGCTCGGCCGGGCGCTCGCCGCCGCGGCCGGGCTGGAGGTGCGCTGA
- a CDS encoding FAD-dependent oxidoreductase: MGNGRTHRPELDPLKCSACGGCTWRCPATVLPSLRREAGSLRGALYAQRPYPGEPAEKPPCVMACPLGQDVPGYVSAIARGDLEGAARIIRATNALPSVCGRLCLAACMRACSRAAIDEGVDIRGLKRAAADAVPAPGPGARKETGPRVAVVGAGPAGLAAAHRLAELGASVTIFEAERAAGGMLADTVPAFAMPEEALAADVAAIVAAGVAIRTGARVGRDVSIASLEADFGAILVATGARRGVVPALPGRELEGVVDAVSFCRKARRDAKIRVSGDVVVLGGGRTALLTARLALGLGASSASVVHPAPRAAWPAGEDALGSAEEEGVAVLAERRAVALEGAGGAVSAVSVQAVKPGAKDRVGRVALPAGGARQRLEASVVVAAGDRRPDDGLEIEGASRGVIGSFAVDGAYRLGRTRWYAAGEAATGAATIVDSMATGRRAAESIVADSSVKSGGSR; this comes from the coding sequence ATGGGCAACGGGAGAACGCACCGGCCGGAGCTGGATCCTCTGAAATGCAGCGCGTGCGGCGGGTGCACGTGGCGCTGTCCCGCGACCGTGCTTCCGTCGCTCAGGCGCGAGGCGGGGTCGCTGCGCGGCGCGCTCTACGCGCAGCGGCCGTACCCCGGCGAGCCCGCGGAGAAGCCGCCGTGCGTGATGGCGTGCCCGCTCGGGCAGGACGTGCCCGGCTACGTGAGCGCCATCGCGAGGGGCGACCTCGAGGGGGCGGCCCGCATCATCCGCGCGACCAACGCCCTGCCGTCGGTGTGCGGGAGGCTCTGCCTCGCGGCCTGCATGCGCGCCTGCTCGCGGGCCGCGATCGACGAGGGCGTCGACATCCGCGGGCTCAAGAGGGCGGCGGCGGACGCCGTCCCGGCGCCCGGCCCGGGCGCGCGAAAGGAGACCGGTCCAAGGGTCGCCGTCGTCGGCGCCGGCCCGGCGGGCCTCGCGGCGGCGCACAGGCTCGCGGAGCTCGGCGCCTCGGTCACGATCTTCGAGGCCGAGAGGGCGGCCGGGGGCATGCTGGCCGACACGGTGCCGGCGTTCGCCATGCCCGAGGAGGCGCTCGCCGCGGACGTCGCCGCGATCGTCGCCGCGGGCGTCGCGATCCGCACGGGCGCCCGGGTCGGCAGGGACGTGTCGATAGCGTCCCTGGAGGCCGACTTCGGCGCGATCCTCGTCGCGACCGGCGCCCGCCGCGGCGTCGTGCCGGCGCTCCCGGGCCGCGAGCTCGAGGGCGTCGTCGACGCGGTGTCCTTCTGCAGGAAGGCGCGGCGCGACGCGAAGATCCGAGTCTCGGGCGACGTCGTGGTGCTCGGCGGCGGGAGGACGGCGCTCCTGACGGCGCGGCTCGCGCTCGGGCTCGGCGCCTCCTCGGCGTCGGTCGTGCACCCGGCTCCCCGGGCCGCGTGGCCGGCCGGCGAGGACGCGCTCGGGAGCGCCGAGGAAGAGGGGGTCGCGGTTCTCGCCGAGAGGCGAGCCGTCGCGCTCGAGGGCGCGGGCGGCGCCGTGTCCGCGGTGTCCGTCCAGGCCGTGAAGCCCGGGGCAAAGGATCGCGTGGGCCGCGTCGCGCTCCCGGCGGGCGGCGCGAGGCAGCGCCTCGAGGCGTCGGTGGTCGTCGCCGCGGGCGACAGGCGGCCGGACGACGGGCTCGAGATCGAGGGCGCCTCGCGCGGCGTGATCGGGAGCTTCGCCGTGGACGGCGCGTACCGGCTCGGGCGGACGCGCTGGTACGCGGCGGGCGAGGCGGCCACGGGCGCCGCGACGATCGTCGACTCGATGGCGACCGGACGCCGCGCCGCCGAGAGCATCGTCGCCGACTCGAGCGTGAAGAGCGGAGGGAGCCGATGA
- a CDS encoding NAD(P)H-dependent oxidoreductase subunit E, whose translation MTTRTTIDIGRMDAVLAKHAAGDQGAMVPLLQDVQAIYNYLPAQAIRAVAEHLRVPLAKAYSVATFYKAFSLKPRGRTIVKLCMGTSCHIRGASIVLDDVKSGLGIGPGETTPDMEYTVEIVNCVGACALAPIVIAGDRYLADVKPGTIVRRLEDARERRTCE comes from the coding sequence ATGACCACCCGGACCACCATCGACATCGGGAGGATGGACGCGGTGCTCGCGAAGCACGCCGCCGGAGACCAGGGCGCGATGGTGCCGCTGCTCCAGGACGTGCAGGCGATCTACAACTACCTCCCCGCCCAGGCGATCCGCGCGGTGGCCGAGCACCTCCGGGTCCCGCTCGCCAAGGCGTACTCGGTCGCGACGTTCTACAAGGCGTTCAGCCTGAAGCCGCGCGGCCGGACCATCGTGAAGCTGTGCATGGGCACGAGCTGCCACATCCGCGGCGCGTCGATCGTCCTCGACGACGTGAAGAGCGGGCTCGGCATCGGCCCGGGCGAGACGACGCCGGACATGGAATACACGGTCGAGATCGTCAACTGCGTCGGCGCCTGCGCGCTCGCGCCGATCGTCATCGCGGGCGACAGGTACCTCGCGGACGTGAAGCCGGGGACGATCGTCAGGCGGCTCGAGGACGCACGAGAAAGACGGACATGCGAATAG
- a CDS encoding 4Fe-4S binding protein, with the protein MRIATPRDLEALRRKLVEADGRIARRLLVCGGTGCVASGALELRAALAAEAERAGLRVETQLAPCLEGSGAPTLLAVTGCQGLCEAGPLVRIEPDGVLYTRVQPAAAAEIVAALAKGEVVERLLLPAPGKKGGRLKGRAQIPFFRGQKFVALEGCGHVDPESLDSYVAAGGFRALAKALEMPPSAVIGEVELSGLRGRGGGGFATGRKWRSCVAAEGDERFVVCNGDEGDPGAFMDCAVMEGDPFRVLEGMIICAHAVGAKRGFIYVRNEYPRAVKRLGAAIGLLREAGLLGERILGSDLRFDVAISRGGGAFVCGESSALMRSIEGNVGEPRAKYVRSVQRGLYEKPTVLNNVETFACVPAIVRDGGAAFKQVGTAGSPGTKAFCLVGKVQNTGLIEVPMGTKLRDVVFGIGGGIIDDRPFKAVQTGGPSGGCIPEAKLDLPVDFDALASAGSMMGSGGMIVMDDRTCMVDVARYFLEFLLEESCGKCVPCREGIFQLHALVSKIGRGEGEEGDLDRIVRLAEDVRVSSLCGLGKSAPNPVLSTIASFREEYEIHIRDKRCPAGVCRAITTFAIDASACTGCMACVKPCPTDAISGEKKRPHVIDERKCTRCGACRVVCRYDAVRVV; encoded by the coding sequence ATGCGAATAGCGACTCCAAGAGACCTGGAAGCCCTGCGAAGGAAGCTCGTCGAGGCGGACGGCAGGATCGCGCGGAGGCTGCTCGTGTGCGGCGGCACCGGGTGCGTGGCGTCCGGCGCCCTCGAGCTCCGCGCGGCGCTCGCCGCCGAGGCGGAGAGGGCCGGGTTGCGCGTCGAGACGCAGCTCGCCCCGTGCCTCGAGGGGAGCGGGGCGCCCACGCTGCTCGCGGTCACCGGCTGCCAGGGGCTGTGCGAGGCCGGGCCGCTCGTGCGGATCGAGCCGGACGGCGTCCTGTACACGCGCGTCCAGCCCGCGGCGGCGGCGGAGATCGTCGCCGCGCTCGCGAAGGGCGAGGTCGTCGAGAGGCTGCTCCTCCCCGCCCCGGGCAAGAAGGGCGGGCGGCTCAAGGGACGCGCACAGATCCCGTTCTTCAGGGGACAGAAGTTCGTTGCGCTGGAGGGGTGCGGCCACGTCGATCCCGAGAGCCTCGACTCCTACGTCGCGGCCGGCGGCTTCCGGGCGCTCGCCAAGGCGCTCGAGATGCCGCCGTCGGCGGTGATAGGCGAGGTCGAGCTGTCGGGGCTGCGCGGCCGGGGCGGCGGCGGCTTCGCGACCGGGCGCAAGTGGCGCTCGTGCGTCGCGGCCGAGGGCGACGAGAGGTTCGTCGTGTGCAACGGCGACGAGGGCGATCCGGGCGCGTTCATGGACTGCGCGGTCATGGAGGGCGACCCCTTCCGCGTGCTCGAGGGCATGATCATCTGCGCCCACGCGGTCGGCGCCAAGCGCGGCTTCATCTACGTGCGCAACGAGTACCCGCGGGCCGTCAAGCGGCTCGGCGCGGCGATAGGGCTGCTCCGCGAGGCGGGGCTGCTCGGCGAGAGGATCCTGGGCAGCGACCTCCGCTTCGACGTCGCGATCAGCCGGGGCGGCGGCGCGTTCGTGTGCGGCGAGTCGTCGGCGCTCATGCGCAGCATCGAGGGGAACGTCGGCGAGCCGCGCGCGAAGTACGTGCGCTCGGTGCAGCGCGGCTTGTACGAAAAGCCGACCGTCCTGAACAACGTCGAGACGTTCGCCTGCGTGCCGGCCATCGTCCGCGACGGCGGCGCCGCGTTCAAGCAGGTCGGCACGGCCGGGTCTCCCGGCACGAAGGCGTTCTGCCTCGTGGGCAAGGTGCAGAACACCGGGCTCATCGAGGTGCCGATGGGGACGAAGCTGCGCGACGTCGTCTTCGGCATCGGGGGCGGCATCATCGACGATCGGCCGTTCAAGGCGGTGCAGACCGGCGGGCCGTCCGGCGGCTGCATCCCCGAGGCGAAGCTCGATCTGCCGGTCGACTTCGACGCGCTCGCGTCCGCGGGCTCGATGATGGGCTCGGGCGGCATGATCGTCATGGACGACCGCACGTGCATGGTCGACGTGGCGCGCTACTTCCTCGAGTTCCTGCTCGAGGAGTCGTGCGGCAAGTGCGTGCCGTGCCGCGAGGGGATCTTCCAGCTCCACGCGCTCGTTTCGAAGATCGGGAGGGGCGAGGGGGAGGAGGGCGACCTCGACAGGATCGTGCGGCTGGCCGAGGACGTCCGGGTCTCGTCCCTGTGCGGGCTCGGCAAGTCCGCGCCGAACCCGGTGCTGAGCACGATCGCGAGCTTCCGGGAAGAGTACGAGATCCACATCCGCGACAAGAGGTGCCCGGCGGGCGTGTGCCGCGCGATCACGACGTTCGCGATCGACGCGTCGGCGTGCACGGGGTGCATGGCGTGCGTCAAGCCGTGCCCGACCGATGCGATCTCGGGCGAGAAAAAGAGGCCGCACGTCATCGACGAGCGGAAGTGCACGCGCTGCGGCGCCTGCCGGGTCGTGTGCAGGTACGACGCCGTGCGGGTCGTCTAG
- a CDS encoding 2Fe-2S iron-sulfur cluster-binding protein, whose protein sequence is MKIIMDGQELSAAKGETILEVARRNGVDIPTLCHHKLLEGVGACRLCIVEITHPSWKGATDHVTSCLYPVEEGLEVKTKSPSVIRRRRTVLGLLAARCPESDVIRRLADAIGGVEEYERSEDGSKCIMCFRCTRVCAVVGAHAIAAVNRGTLKEIATPFHEESEACIGCGACAAVCPTGAIEMESVRVARLRSRPATDRPCRYNLMGLMPGALCPNNYDCAICEIDQRFWEACRPHHPVFAARGLHIPKGWGTGGEE, encoded by the coding sequence ATGAAGATCATCATGGACGGGCAGGAGTTGAGCGCGGCGAAGGGCGAGACGATCCTCGAGGTCGCGCGGCGCAACGGCGTCGACATCCCCACGCTGTGTCACCACAAGCTGCTCGAGGGCGTGGGGGCGTGCCGCCTGTGCATCGTCGAGATCACGCACCCGAGCTGGAAGGGCGCGACGGACCACGTGACGTCGTGCCTGTACCCGGTCGAGGAGGGGCTCGAGGTGAAGACCAAGAGCCCGAGCGTGATCCGCCGGCGCAGGACCGTGCTCGGCCTGCTCGCGGCGCGCTGCCCGGAGTCCGACGTGATCCGCAGGCTCGCCGACGCCATCGGCGGCGTCGAGGAGTACGAGCGATCCGAGGACGGCTCCAAGTGCATCATGTGCTTCCGGTGCACGCGCGTCTGCGCCGTGGTCGGCGCGCACGCCATCGCGGCGGTGAACCGGGGCACGCTGAAGGAGATCGCGACGCCGTTCCACGAGGAGTCGGAGGCGTGCATCGGCTGCGGCGCGTGCGCGGCGGTTTGCCCGACCGGCGCCATCGAGATGGAGAGCGTCCGCGTGGCGAGGCTCCGCAGCCGCCCGGCGACCGACCGGCCGTGCCGCTACAACCTCATGGGCCTGATGCCGGGCGCGCTGTGCCCGAACAACTACGACTGCGCGATCTGCGAGATCGACCAGCGGTTCTGGGAGGCGTGTCGGCCGCATCACCCGGTGTTCGCGGCGCGGGGCCTCCACATCCCGAAGGGGTGGGGGACCGGGGGGGAGGAGTAG
- a CDS encoding 4Fe-4S binding protein produces MAMEKNVCTVVGNARLRPAAAGMTLDEARAEAERCTASSPCLYCDVCQLMCPDLAITRDTTTSAIQIDLNYCKGCGLCAVYCPHGAISMVVDE; encoded by the coding sequence ATGGCGATGGAGAAGAACGTCTGCACGGTCGTCGGGAACGCGCGCCTCCGGCCCGCCGCGGCGGGGATGACGCTCGACGAGGCGAGGGCCGAGGCCGAGCGTTGCACCGCGTCGAGCCCGTGCCTTTACTGCGACGTCTGCCAGCTCATGTGCCCGGATCTCGCTATCACGCGTGATACCACGACGTCCGCGATCCAAATCGATCTCAACTACTGCAAGGGCTGCGGCCTCTGCGCCGTCTACTGCCCCCACGGTGCCATCTCGATGGTCGTGGACGAGTAG
- a CDS encoding zinc ribbon domain-containing protein, which produces MRNCRKCGSPNPDSNQYCNKCGCVLDVATSLVRAQPRTFMPFVQRFRWRWVGLSVLVIMGTATLAAAGVGVAAAGMLSEGMATDSLGGIAAKAPGLTVIAVVAVLAAFFIGGLATSRMSRGRTVAEPALAALVVLGLLTGVGSSVSRDAPLAGAILALPCAFTAALGGWLGELGSRKEGP; this is translated from the coding sequence TTGAGGAACTGCCGGAAGTGCGGATCGCCGAACCCGGACTCGAACCAGTACTGCAACAAGTGCGGGTGCGTGCTCGACGTCGCGACGTCGCTGGTCCGGGCCCAGCCGCGGACGTTCATGCCGTTCGTCCAGCGCTTCCGCTGGCGGTGGGTGGGGTTGAGCGTGCTCGTGATCATGGGGACCGCGACGCTCGCCGCGGCCGGCGTGGGCGTCGCCGCGGCCGGGATGCTCTCGGAGGGGATGGCGACCGACTCGCTCGGCGGGATCGCCGCGAAGGCGCCCGGGCTCACGGTGATAGCCGTGGTCGCGGTGCTCGCGGCGTTCTTCATAGGCGGGCTCGCGACGTCGCGGATGTCGCGCGGCCGCACCGTGGCCGAGCCCGCGCTCGCCGCGCTCGTCGTGCTCGGGCTCCTGACCGGGGTCGGGTCGTCGGTGAGCCGGGACGCGCCGCTCGCCGGGGCGATCCTCGCGCTGCCGTGCGCGTTCACCGCCGCGCTCGGCGGGTGGCTCGGCGAGCTCGGCTCGCGGAAGGAGGGGCCGTGA
- a CDS encoding BamA/TamA family outer membrane protein: MISRTKALLAAIALWMACAAAPAAALAQGEEGDGAEEAADAGAPEIAWIEEAEDSSPLLEETLEMSGVESQQSKAPRYLLQKIVVKGNKKTMRRVLMQYVDMRPGEVFSANDPRLELARYRLLATGYFERVSLSLKRGDRLGWAVLVIRVKERNTIVIKDLMIGFSEVTPYGSIGVAENSFLGTGIQVSGSVVGARDQFGYKLSIADDHFLGSDVGLHIEGRYADAVDFFGHERIRVDSSDRSRDYALLYYKRAGLRAGTGYTLLLDFNFWLDYRFEFVRADVPAAGSHYSFGERRPIEFGHLVPGNSILSSILFGVARDTRDHPLLPSEGSFSELGVELSSEVLGSNYEFSKFTVTNDTHFPLGKGHSIRLGLFAGFIMGDAPFYNQFFVGDFSSFVPTRLLELNFSHLQPRLLDTSVQEMRYEDLAGAVTLEYSIPFYRGQGMVYGVNGFLNFGVFALASREDLRTDPQGYQGYEVVPMDLTANLGVKIDTRIGVFMVSVANLFRLIPKVGEEMAK; the protein is encoded by the coding sequence GTGATTTCGAGGACCAAGGCGCTGCTCGCCGCGATCGCGCTCTGGATGGCGTGCGCCGCTGCGCCCGCCGCGGCCCTCGCCCAGGGTGAGGAGGGTGACGGCGCCGAGGAGGCCGCCGACGCGGGCGCGCCCGAGATTGCGTGGATCGAGGAGGCCGAGGACTCGTCGCCGCTCCTCGAAGAGACGCTCGAGATGTCCGGCGTCGAGTCGCAGCAGTCCAAGGCGCCGCGCTACCTCCTGCAGAAGATCGTCGTCAAGGGAAACAAGAAGACGATGCGGCGCGTGTTGATGCAGTACGTGGACATGCGCCCGGGCGAGGTGTTCTCCGCCAACGATCCGCGGCTCGAGCTCGCGCGGTACAGGCTGCTCGCGACCGGCTACTTCGAGCGGGTCAGCCTCTCGCTGAAGCGCGGCGATCGCCTCGGGTGGGCGGTGCTCGTCATCCGCGTCAAGGAGCGGAACACCATCGTCATCAAGGATCTCATGATCGGCTTCTCGGAGGTCACGCCGTACGGCAGCATCGGCGTGGCCGAAAACTCGTTCCTGGGCACCGGGATCCAGGTCTCGGGCTCGGTGGTCGGCGCGCGCGATCAGTTCGGGTACAAGCTCTCCATCGCGGACGACCACTTCCTCGGCAGCGACGTCGGGCTGCACATCGAGGGGCGCTACGCGGACGCCGTCGACTTCTTCGGGCACGAGCGGATCCGCGTGGACTCGAGCGATCGCTCCCGCGACTACGCCCTCCTGTACTACAAGCGCGCGGGCCTCCGGGCCGGCACCGGCTACACGCTGCTCCTCGACTTCAACTTCTGGCTCGACTACAGGTTCGAGTTCGTCCGCGCCGACGTGCCGGCCGCGGGATCGCACTACTCCTTCGGCGAGCGCCGCCCTATCGAGTTCGGCCACCTCGTGCCGGGCAACTCGATCCTGTCCAGCATCCTGTTCGGCGTGGCGCGGGACACGCGGGATCACCCGCTCCTCCCGTCCGAGGGATCGTTCTCGGAGCTCGGCGTGGAGCTGTCGAGCGAGGTGCTCGGCTCGAACTACGAGTTCTCGAAGTTCACCGTCACGAACGACACGCACTTCCCGCTCGGAAAGGGGCACTCGATTCGGCTCGGCCTCTTCGCCGGGTTCATCATGGGCGACGCGCCGTTCTACAACCAGTTCTTCGTCGGCGACTTCTCGTCGTTCGTGCCGACGCGGCTCCTCGAGCTCAACTTCTCGCACCTGCAGCCGCGGCTGCTCGACACGTCGGTCCAGGAGATGCGGTACGAGGATCTCGCGGGGGCCGTCACTCTCGAGTACTCGATCCCGTTCTACCGGGGCCAGGGCATGGTCTACGGCGTCAACGGGTTCTTGAACTTCGGCGTCTTCGCGCTCGCCTCCCGCGAGGATCTGCGCACGGATCCCCAAGGGTACCAGGGCTACGAGGTCGTGCCGATGGATCTCACGGCCAACCTCGGCGTGAAGATCGACACGCGCATCGGCGTGTTCATGGTCTCGGTCGCCAACCTGTTCCGGCTGATCCCGAAGGTCGGAGAGGAGATGGCGAAGTGA
- a CDS encoding ATP-binding protein, which yields MIRRLDVKIVFTLLVTTLIPLSISIYLVGEAVDTSLGVGLNPAISGQMERGLEIHRQYIEAVKGQQRLRLEQLADSSSLRAAVDTRDDAQVVASLERSLAADASLRELRLVGPGSYEVKAEALPPPDADEEKLVTRSVEVELGPYTSIEAVFGVDASLVESYTAAGKDAATYAALVRAPPSYLNRRVIFVYIAILGVIVAASIAVGVLWTRVLARRIHRLSAATAQVARGDLTVRVDPGSGDEVGELVESFNGMVAELGASRTRIEYLQKISAWQEMARRLAHEIKNPLTPIHLAAQQLREKYSGDDPAFARLLEQSTEIIEEEVATLRRLTSDFTAFARLPEVRPQLVDLREFLEECEQSLRHLGEQGVSVVWEIPTDPIPVLIDRMMMRRVIDNLTRNAAEALVGTEVAGPRIRISAARTGGQKHPEVELRVADNGPGIQPEHHPSIFDPYFTTKSEGTGLGLAICKKIVLEHGGRIWVDEGAAQGAVFVVVIPIAG from the coding sequence ATGATCCGGCGCCTCGACGTCAAGATCGTCTTCACGCTGCTCGTCACCACGCTCATCCCGCTCTCGATCTCAATCTACCTCGTCGGCGAGGCGGTCGACACGTCGCTCGGAGTCGGCCTGAACCCGGCGATCTCGGGGCAGATGGAGCGCGGGCTCGAGATCCACCGCCAGTACATCGAGGCGGTCAAGGGGCAGCAGCGGCTCCGGCTGGAGCAGCTCGCGGACTCGTCGAGCCTGCGCGCCGCCGTGGACACCCGGGACGACGCGCAGGTGGTCGCGTCGCTCGAAAGGAGCCTCGCCGCGGACGCGTCGCTGCGGGAGCTTAGGCTCGTCGGGCCGGGATCGTACGAGGTGAAGGCCGAGGCGCTGCCGCCGCCGGACGCGGACGAGGAGAAGCTCGTGACGCGGAGCGTCGAGGTCGAGCTGGGGCCGTACACGTCGATCGAGGCGGTGTTCGGCGTGGACGCGTCGCTCGTCGAGAGCTACACCGCCGCGGGCAAGGACGCGGCGACCTACGCGGCGCTCGTCCGGGCGCCGCCCAGCTACCTGAACCGGCGCGTCATCTTCGTCTACATCGCGATCCTCGGTGTGATCGTCGCGGCCAGCATCGCCGTGGGCGTGCTCTGGACGCGGGTGCTCGCGCGCCGCATCCACCGCCTGAGCGCCGCGACGGCGCAGGTCGCGCGCGGCGACCTCACGGTGCGGGTCGATCCGGGCTCGGGCGACGAGGTCGGCGAGCTCGTGGAGTCGTTCAACGGCATGGTCGCCGAGCTCGGCGCGAGCCGCACGCGCATCGAGTACCTGCAGAAGATCTCCGCGTGGCAGGAGATGGCGCGCCGCCTCGCCCACGAGATCAAGAACCCGCTGACGCCCATCCACCTCGCAGCGCAGCAGCTCAGGGAGAAGTACTCGGGCGACGACCCGGCGTTCGCGCGGCTGCTCGAGCAGTCCACCGAGATCATCGAGGAGGAGGTCGCGACGCTCAGGCGCCTGACCTCCGACTTCACGGCGTTCGCGCGCCTGCCCGAGGTCCGGCCGCAGCTCGTCGACCTGCGCGAGTTCCTCGAGGAGTGCGAGCAGTCGCTCAGGCACCTGGGCGAGCAGGGCGTGTCCGTCGTGTGGGAGATACCGACCGATCCCATTCCGGTGCTGATCGACCGCATGATGATGAGGCGCGTGATCGACAACCTGACGCGCAACGCGGCCGAGGCGCTCGTCGGCACCGAGGTCGCGGGGCCGCGGATCCGGATCTCCGCGGCCCGTACCGGCGGCCAGAAGCACCCGGAGGTCGAGCTCCGGGTAGCGGACAACGGCCCCGGCATCCAGCCCGAGCACCACCCGTCGATCTTCGATCCGTACTTCACGACCAAGAGCGAGGGCACGGGGCTCGGGCTCGCCATCTGCAAGAAGATCGTCCTCGAGCACGGCGGCCGCATCTGGGTCGACGAGGGCGCGGCGCAGGGGGCCGTGTTCGTCGTCGTGATCCCGATCGCGGGGTGA
- a CDS encoding DUF4079 family protein, with protein sequence MNRTLASLAIAAALCLSAAAIRAEAAFDDGDVRLLRVKCGLCHGLDETFDEFPGLPLEDRAAVIEDMRGRKPGWISEPEGAAITALLSAQDLDSLAAAVERQTASEAQERGGARFLPIAHGALMLAVFLALGIAMALSGLKRFFEKRKILPRFPGSFVRRRHVLKGKIYVPCALAGLCFGLAIWALDGFSIGAAPHFAAGCGVGLLFALGGFAGLRLAGGKGTPATRRLHTACNLTATALFAFNVVSGLLLVCALIG encoded by the coding sequence ATGAACCGGACTCTCGCATCGCTCGCCATCGCGGCAGCGCTCTGCCTTTCGGCGGCGGCCATCCGGGCCGAGGCGGCGTTCGACGACGGAGACGTGCGGCTGCTGCGCGTCAAGTGCGGCCTGTGCCACGGACTCGACGAGACGTTCGACGAGTTCCCGGGACTGCCCCTCGAGGATCGCGCCGCGGTGATAGAGGACATGCGGGGCCGCAAGCCCGGATGGATATCGGAGCCGGAAGGAGCGGCGATCACGGCGCTCCTGTCCGCCCAGGATCTCGACAGCCTCGCCGCCGCGGTGGAGCGCCAGACGGCGTCGGAGGCGCAGGAGAGGGGGGGGGCCCGCTTCCTCCCGATCGCCCACGGCGCTCTCATGCTCGCCGTTTTCCTCGCGCTGGGGATCGCCATGGCGCTGTCCGGCCTGAAGCGGTTCTTCGAAAAGAGGAAGATCCTTCCGCGGTTCCCGGGATCGTTCGTCCGGCGGCGACACGTCCTCAAGGGAAAGATCTACGTGCCGTGCGCTCTCGCGGGGCTCTGCTTCGGGCTCGCCATCTGGGCGCTGGACGGCTTCTCCATCGGCGCGGCGCCGCACTTCGCTGCCGGCTGCGGCGTGGGGTTGCTGTTCGCCTTGGGTGGCTTCGCCGGGCTGCGCCTCGCCGGCGGGAAGGGGACGCCCGCCACGCGCCGGCTCCACACCGCCTGCAACCTGACCGCGACCGCCCTGTTCGCGTTCAACGTCGTGTCCGGCCTGCTCCTCGTCTGCGCGCTGATCGGTTGA